The proteins below come from a single Asanoa ferruginea genomic window:
- a CDS encoding TetR/AcrR family transcriptional regulator: MTESTRGRIQAVALELFTENGYEKTSLREIAERLGVTKAALYYHFKSKEEIVSSFAEDRLAGLDRLIEWAETQPPSTERRQRLISRYADEFFGGDQPSVMRFFEQNQTVIKSMSAGMDMRDRMMRVAALLSNGSTEPADQLRSTLALFAVHGSWFAIRDPNLGIPERKQLALEMAEDLWRSPVSPRAAAGAPRGRHPGRATSRAPGCE, translated from the coding sequence GTGACCGAGAGCACGCGAGGCCGAATCCAGGCCGTCGCGCTCGAGCTCTTCACGGAGAACGGGTACGAGAAAACCTCGCTCCGCGAGATCGCCGAGCGGCTCGGAGTGACCAAGGCCGCCCTCTACTACCACTTCAAGAGCAAGGAAGAGATCGTCTCGAGCTTCGCCGAAGACCGGCTGGCCGGGCTCGACCGGCTCATCGAGTGGGCCGAGACGCAGCCGCCGAGCACCGAGCGGCGCCAGCGGTTGATCTCCCGCTACGCCGACGAGTTCTTCGGTGGCGACCAGCCGTCGGTGATGCGCTTCTTCGAGCAGAACCAGACGGTGATCAAGAGCATGTCGGCCGGCATGGACATGCGCGACCGGATGATGCGGGTGGCCGCGCTGCTGTCCAACGGCTCGACCGAGCCGGCCGACCAGCTCCGCTCCACGTTGGCGCTGTTCGCCGTGCACGGCAGTTGGTTCGCGATCCGCGACCCCAACCTCGGCATCCCCGAGCGCAAGCAGTTGGCGCTGGAGATGGCCGAAGACCTGTGGCGGTCGCCGGTCAGCCCGCGAGCGGCAGCCGGAGCGCCTCGAGGTCGACACCCGGGAAGGGCGACCAGTCGCGCTCCGGGATGCGAGTGA
- a CDS encoding MDR family MFS transporter, giving the protein MTTADAPAIAPQKIRGILAGLMIAMMLAMLDNMIVSTALPHIVSEFGGLNHFTWVVTAYVLGTTVSTPIWGKLGDLYGRKSVFLTSIIIFLIGSALCGMAGSAMLGGTADGMIELIGFRAVQGLGAGGLMVGVMAIIGDLVPPRERGRYQGMIAGIMAIAMVAGPLVGGFITDNLSWRWAFYVNLPLGGVALLVLATRMHLPRYRTEHRIDYLGAGLLSVGITALVLITTWGGNQYDWGSPQILGLAALTVVSLAVFGVVERRAPEPILPLHLFLNRNFALISAVGFLLGFAMFGAMNFLPLFQQTVQGASATNSGLLLLPLMAGMLVVSVITGRVITKTGRYRIFPIAGGVALLAGMALLSTINADTTKLTLALYMVVLGLGMGGLMQTSMLIAQNSVEQKDLGAGSGAATFFRSIGGSIGIALFGALFVHHLAKSPAGGALAGDGGGAGVDPTALQKLPAEIRDAVMGGLADSIAYVFVWAAVIVILVPVLAWFVKEIPLRGAGDQLKPGEKRETPADEAEVALAKAEAIAD; this is encoded by the coding sequence ATGACCACCGCCGACGCGCCAGCCATCGCACCACAGAAGATCCGCGGCATTCTCGCGGGTCTGATGATCGCGATGATGCTCGCGATGCTCGACAACATGATCGTTAGCACGGCGCTGCCGCACATCGTCAGCGAATTCGGTGGCCTCAACCACTTCACCTGGGTCGTCACCGCCTACGTGCTCGGCACAACCGTTTCGACGCCGATCTGGGGAAAGCTCGGCGACCTTTACGGCCGCAAATCGGTCTTCCTTACGTCGATCATTATCTTCCTGATCGGGTCGGCGCTCTGCGGAATGGCCGGCTCCGCGATGCTCGGCGGCACCGCTGACGGCATGATCGAGCTGATCGGCTTCCGCGCGGTGCAGGGCCTCGGCGCCGGCGGCCTGATGGTCGGCGTCATGGCCATCATCGGCGACCTGGTCCCGCCCCGCGAGCGCGGCCGCTACCAGGGCATGATCGCCGGCATCATGGCGATCGCCATGGTCGCGGGCCCGCTGGTCGGCGGCTTCATCACCGACAACCTGTCGTGGCGCTGGGCGTTCTACGTCAACCTGCCGCTCGGCGGCGTGGCCCTGCTGGTGCTGGCCACCCGGATGCACCTGCCGCGCTACCGCACCGAGCACCGGATCGACTACCTCGGCGCCGGGCTGCTCTCCGTCGGCATCACCGCGCTGGTGCTGATCACCACCTGGGGCGGCAACCAATACGACTGGGGCTCGCCGCAGATCCTCGGCCTGGCCGCGCTGACCGTGGTCTCCCTGGCGGTCTTCGGTGTTGTCGAGCGCCGCGCGCCGGAGCCGATCCTGCCGCTGCACCTGTTCCTCAACCGCAACTTCGCCCTGATCTCCGCGGTCGGCTTCCTGCTCGGCTTCGCGATGTTCGGTGCGATGAACTTCCTGCCGCTGTTCCAGCAGACCGTGCAGGGTGCCTCGGCGACGAACAGCGGCCTGCTGCTGCTCCCGCTGATGGCCGGCATGCTGGTCGTCTCGGTGATCACCGGCCGGGTGATCACGAAGACCGGGCGCTACCGGATCTTCCCGATCGCCGGCGGCGTGGCCCTGCTGGCCGGCATGGCCCTGCTCTCCACGATCAACGCCGACACGACCAAGCTGACCCTGGCGCTCTACATGGTGGTGCTCGGCCTCGGCATGGGCGGCCTGATGCAGACGTCGATGCTGATCGCGCAGAACAGCGTCGAGCAGAAGGACCTCGGTGCGGGCAGCGGCGCCGCGACGTTCTTTCGCTCCATCGGCGGCTCCATCGGCATCGCCCTCTTCGGTGCGCTCTTCGTGCACCATCTGGCGAAGTCGCCGGCCGGCGGCGCGCTGGCCGGGGACGGCGGCGGGGCGGGCGTCGACCCGACCGCCCTCCAGAAGCTCCCGGCGGAGATCCGCGACGCGGTGATGGGCGGCCTGGCCGACTCGATCGCCTACGTCTTCGTCTGGGCCGCGGTGATCGTGATCCTGGTGCCGGTGCTGGCCTGGTTCGTCAAGGAGATCCCGCTGCGCGGTGCCGGCGACCAGCTCAAGCCGGGCGAGAAGCGGGAGACCCCGGCCGACGAAGCCGAGGTCGCGCTGGCCAAGGCCGAAGCCATCGCCGACTGA
- a CDS encoding SIS domain-containing protein, whose translation MAADIAEQPEVFAGLLEPANADPIAAVAAAIVARRPRHVVFTARGTSDHAALYGAYLAEIRLGLAAGLASPSAVTVYGARPDLSDALVVGVSQSGGSPDLTEVVRVARESGALTLAITNNPDSPLAGAAELHIDVAAGHERAVAATKTYTAELLALLLLVEGIRGGTGVVPADELRTLAELPALAATALADPTAPDLARRYRFAARMVTTGRGYAYPTAREAALKLMETSYLPALSFSGADLLHGPLALADPDVPVLAVVGAGPGGAAMREVLARLGERRADVVTVGPADVPGSSARLAVPEVDERLAPLLDILPLQRLALALALARGENPDAPRGLAKVTSTL comes from the coding sequence ATGGCCGCCGACATCGCCGAGCAGCCGGAGGTGTTCGCCGGGTTGCTCGAGCCGGCCAACGCCGACCCGATCGCCGCCGTCGCGGCCGCGATCGTGGCCCGCCGGCCGCGGCACGTGGTGTTCACCGCGCGCGGCACCTCCGACCACGCCGCGCTCTACGGCGCCTACCTGGCCGAGATCCGCCTGGGCCTGGCCGCCGGGTTGGCCTCGCCGAGCGCGGTCACCGTCTACGGCGCCCGCCCCGACCTGTCCGACGCCCTGGTCGTCGGGGTCAGCCAGAGCGGTGGCTCGCCCGACCTCACCGAGGTGGTCCGGGTGGCCCGCGAGAGCGGCGCGCTCACCCTGGCGATCACCAACAACCCCGACTCGCCGCTGGCCGGCGCGGCCGAGTTGCACATCGACGTGGCCGCCGGGCACGAGCGCGCGGTCGCCGCGACGAAGACCTACACGGCCGAGCTGCTCGCGCTGCTGCTGCTGGTCGAGGGGATCCGCGGCGGCACCGGCGTGGTGCCGGCCGACGAGCTGCGTACCCTCGCTGAGCTCCCTGCCCTGGCCGCGACGGCGCTGGCCGACCCGACGGCGCCCGACCTGGCGCGGCGCTACCGGTTCGCGGCCCGGATGGTGACCACTGGTCGCGGCTACGCCTACCCGACCGCCCGCGAGGCCGCCCTCAAGCTGATGGAGACCTCCTACCTGCCGGCGCTGTCGTTCTCCGGCGCCGACCTGCTGCACGGCCCGCTCGCCCTGGCCGACCCCGACGTGCCGGTGCTCGCGGTGGTCGGCGCCGGCCCCGGCGGTGCCGCCATGCGCGAGGTGCTGGCCCGGCTCGGCGAGCGCCGCGCCGACGTGGTCACCGTCGGCCCGGCCGACGTGCCCGGCTCCTCCGCCCGGCTCGCCGTGCCCGAGGTCGACGAGCGGCTCGCCCCGCTGCTCGACATCCTCCCGCTGCAACGCCTGGCCCTCGCGCTGGCGCTGGCCCGTGGTGAGAACCCCGACGCACCCCGTGGCCTCGCCAAAGTGACCTCCACGCTCTGA
- a CDS encoding PAS domain-containing sensor histidine kinase — protein MSTLRDLVEEHTSLRRGDIDHLHRIAGEWQLLSDLSFADLLLWVPVDDGTFLCVAQVRPTTAPTAYENDQVGRIVGGPEVAHLDIAFREGRIWREGDPVWYGDTPARHEAIPVRLRSADGESGEVIAVVGRDTNLSTARTPSQLELNYLTTADDLAQMTSDGTFPPRRHPGETTSAPRVGDGLVRLDANGKVTYASPNAQSAYRRLGFAAHLVGEDLAALIKRLADDPLEGTDAANRVLSSLRGEAPARKEVDARGATVLHRALPLMPAGVPIGSLVLVRDITEVRRRDRALVTKDATIREIHHRVKNNLQTVAALLRLQARRVGIPAAKAALEESVRRVASIALVHETLSMSSDEAVEFDGIVDKVAGAATEVASTELAVRMRREGSFGVLPAEIATSLVMVLNELLLNAAEHGFSGDGAVEPEVVVAVHRFRKQLHVTVADNGRGLPPDFDPDKGGRLGLQIVRALATGELRGSIELRNRAEGGTEAVLVVPLGKAR, from the coding sequence GTGTCCACGCTGCGTGACCTAGTCGAAGAGCACACCTCCCTGCGCCGGGGCGACATCGACCACCTCCACCGGATCGCCGGCGAGTGGCAGTTGCTCTCCGACCTGTCCTTCGCCGACCTGCTGCTCTGGGTGCCCGTCGACGACGGCACGTTCCTCTGCGTGGCCCAGGTCCGCCCGACCACGGCACCCACCGCCTACGAGAACGACCAGGTCGGCCGGATCGTCGGCGGGCCCGAGGTGGCGCATCTCGACATCGCCTTCCGCGAGGGCCGGATCTGGCGCGAGGGCGACCCGGTCTGGTACGGCGACACCCCGGCCCGCCACGAGGCCATCCCGGTGCGGCTGCGCTCGGCCGACGGGGAGAGCGGCGAGGTGATCGCGGTGGTCGGCCGGGACACCAACCTGTCGACCGCCCGGACGCCCAGCCAGCTCGAGCTCAACTATCTGACGACGGCCGACGACCTGGCCCAGATGACCTCCGACGGCACCTTCCCGCCGCGCCGGCACCCGGGCGAGACCACCTCCGCCCCGCGGGTGGGCGACGGGCTGGTCCGGCTCGACGCCAACGGCAAGGTGACCTACGCGAGCCCCAACGCCCAGTCCGCCTACCGGCGGCTGGGTTTCGCCGCCCACCTGGTCGGCGAAGACCTGGCCGCGCTGATCAAACGGCTGGCCGACGACCCGCTGGAAGGCACCGACGCGGCCAATCGGGTGCTCTCCTCGCTGCGCGGCGAGGCGCCGGCCCGCAAGGAGGTCGACGCCCGCGGCGCGACGGTCCTGCACCGCGCGCTGCCACTGATGCCCGCGGGCGTGCCGATCGGGTCGCTGGTCCTGGTCCGCGACATCACCGAGGTACGCCGCCGCGACCGCGCCCTGGTCACCAAGGACGCGACGATCCGCGAGATCCACCACCGGGTGAAGAACAACCTCCAGACGGTCGCGGCGCTGCTGCGCCTCCAGGCCCGCCGGGTCGGCATCCCGGCGGCGAAGGCCGCGCTGGAGGAGTCGGTGCGCCGGGTCGCCTCGATCGCCCTGGTGCACGAGACGCTGTCGATGTCGAGCGACGAGGCGGTCGAGTTCGACGGCATCGTCGACAAGGTCGCCGGGGCCGCGACCGAGGTCGCGAGCACCGAGCTCGCTGTCCGGATGCGGCGCGAGGGCTCGTTCGGGGTGCTGCCGGCGGAGATCGCCACCTCCCTGGTGATGGTCCTCAACGAGCTGCTGCTCAACGCGGCGGAGCACGGCTTCTCGGGCGACGGCGCGGTCGAGCCGGAGGTGGTCGTGGCGGTGCACCGGTTCCGCAAGCAGTTGCACGTCACGGTGGCTGACAACGGGCGTGGCCTGCCGCCGGACTTCGATCCCGACAAGGGCGGCCGGCTGGGTCTCCAGATCGTCCGGGCGCTGGCGACGGGGGAGTTGCGGGGCTCGATCGAGCTGCGCAACCGGGCTGAGGGCGGCACCGAGGCGGTCCTGGTGGTCCCGCTGGGCAAGGCCCGTTGA
- a CDS encoding glycosyltransferase family 39 protein codes for MTQQLDPARAGVGAGPRRFIAGPWAPAALTLLIVGFQLDRAPLWRDELATWSAATRPLPDLWRMLAGIDAVTGPYYLFLHGWIRLFGDSALALRLPSLLAMAGAAAVTAQLGARLFGDRAGLVAGLLFAVVPSTSRYGQEARGYAFATLFAVLATLMLARAVDRPAWPRFAGYGAAVLGLGLCNLVALLVLAGHAAAVIGRRRAALGFAAAVGAAAVLLVPLVVVARGQAGVQLDWVLRPGAGDLLGLPGSVLQASAVGGALVALAALGWAVGDDRWPTVLGLSALLPAALLFLAGLVGPYWVPRYLVVTVPFICLLATVALRRVRLVYALALVVLVAALGGPTQAALRRTHEWPRSAPVDYPGAVAVIRANAQPGDAIVYEPRGGWKMLDVAVAYGLGSGAPRDVLVRQTAVERGELRATECADPGACLAAAGAPRIWLLTSGDRLSPLAMVPGSKGAALRAAYATHQVWHEPGLTVALLTRR; via the coding sequence ATGACGCAGCAGTTGGACCCTGCCCGGGCGGGGGTCGGTGCCGGTCCGCGCCGGTTCATCGCCGGACCGTGGGCCCCGGCCGCCCTGACCTTGTTGATCGTCGGTTTCCAGCTCGACCGGGCTCCGCTCTGGCGCGACGAACTGGCGACCTGGAGCGCCGCCACCCGCCCACTGCCCGACCTGTGGCGGATGCTCGCGGGCATCGACGCGGTGACCGGGCCCTACTACCTGTTCCTGCACGGCTGGATCCGGCTGTTCGGCGACTCGGCCCTGGCACTGCGACTCCCGTCGCTGCTCGCCATGGCCGGGGCCGCCGCTGTCACGGCTCAACTCGGCGCCCGGCTGTTCGGTGATCGCGCCGGCCTGGTCGCCGGGTTGCTGTTCGCGGTCGTACCGAGCACGTCGCGCTATGGCCAGGAGGCTCGGGGGTACGCGTTCGCGACCCTGTTCGCCGTGCTCGCGACCCTGATGCTGGCCCGGGCGGTCGATCGGCCGGCGTGGCCGCGGTTCGCCGGCTACGGCGCGGCGGTGCTCGGGCTCGGCCTGTGCAACCTGGTGGCGCTGCTGGTGCTGGCCGGCCACGCGGCGGCGGTGATCGGACGGCGGCGGGCGGCACTCGGCTTCGCCGCCGCGGTCGGTGCCGCCGCCGTGCTGCTCGTGCCGCTGGTCGTCGTCGCTCGTGGCCAGGCCGGCGTACAGCTCGACTGGGTGCTCCGGCCCGGGGCCGGCGACTTGCTCGGCCTGCCCGGCAGCGTGCTACAGGCAAGCGCGGTCGGCGGCGCGCTGGTCGCCCTGGCAGCGCTCGGCTGGGCCGTGGGGGACGACCGCTGGCCAACCGTGCTGGGGTTGTCGGCACTACTCCCGGCGGCGCTGCTGTTCCTGGCCGGCCTGGTCGGGCCCTACTGGGTGCCGCGCTATCTGGTGGTCACGGTGCCGTTCATTTGCCTGCTGGCCACTGTCGCGCTGCGTCGCGTCAGGCTGGTCTACGCGCTGGCGCTGGTGGTGTTGGTGGCCGCGCTCGGCGGCCCGACACAGGCCGCGCTGCGGCGGACGCACGAGTGGCCGCGCTCGGCGCCGGTCGACTACCCGGGTGCGGTGGCGGTGATCCGGGCCAACGCCCAGCCGGGCGACGCGATCGTCTACGAGCCGCGCGGCGGCTGGAAGATGCTCGACGTCGCGGTGGCCTATGGCTTGGGCTCCGGGGCGCCGCGCGATGTGCTCGTGCGGCAGACGGCGGTCGAGCGGGGCGAGTTGCGGGCCACCGAATGCGCGGACCCGGGCGCCTGTCTGGCCGCCGCGGGCGCGCCGCGGATCTGGCTGCTGACCAGCGGCGACCGGCTGTCGCCGCTGGCCATGGTGCCGGGTTCGAAGGGCGCGGCCCTCCGTGCGGCCTACGCGACCCACCAGGTCTGGCACGAGCCGGGCCTGACCGTCGCGCTGTTGACCCGCCGTTGA
- a CDS encoding nitrite/sulfite reductase, whose protein sequence is MAVSSTPARSPRRARGEGQWALGHREPLNANERTKKDDNPLNVRARIENIYAHGGFASIDPADLRGRFRWWGLYTQRKAGIDGGRTAVLEPHELEDEYFMLRVRVDGGQLSLEQLRVIAGISREFARDSADITDRQNIQLHWIRVEDMPEIWRRLEAVGLQTTEACGDCPRVVLGSPVAGVAADEVLDPTPAIDAIVEQFVGNKDFSNLPRKFKSSISWLADMPYEINDISFLGVEHPDYGPGFDLWVGGGLSTNPMLAQRLGVWVPLAEVPDVWAGVVSIFRDYGYRRLRHRARLKFLVADWGVEKFREVLEKEYLGRSLVDGPAPALPDKPIDHIGVHQQRDGRFYVGAAPVVGRISGTQLTQLADVVEAHGSGRVSLTPYQKLLVLDVPEERVESLVTGLRGIGLEARPSTWRRATMACTGIEYCKLAIVETKARGQELVARLEERLGDIDADITININGCPNACARTQTADIGLKGQLVIGPDGRQVEGFQVHLGGALGMAQGQTAGFGRKLRGLKTTAEELPEYVERVARRYLDGRTEGEAFAQWVMRADEEALR, encoded by the coding sequence ATGGCGGTCAGCAGCACCCCAGCCCGTTCGCCTCGCCGCGCCCGGGGCGAGGGCCAATGGGCTCTCGGGCACCGCGAGCCGCTCAACGCCAACGAGCGCACGAAGAAGGACGACAACCCGCTCAACGTGCGGGCGCGGATCGAAAACATCTACGCGCACGGTGGCTTCGCCTCGATCGACCCCGCTGACCTGCGCGGCCGGTTCCGCTGGTGGGGCCTCTACACCCAGCGCAAGGCCGGCATCGACGGTGGTCGCACCGCGGTGCTCGAGCCGCACGAGCTCGAAGACGAATACTTCATGCTCCGGGTCCGGGTCGACGGCGGCCAGCTCAGCCTCGAGCAGCTCCGGGTGATCGCCGGGATCTCGCGGGAGTTCGCGCGCGACTCCGCTGACATCACCGACCGGCAGAACATCCAGCTCCACTGGATCCGGGTCGAAGACATGCCGGAGATCTGGCGCCGGCTCGAAGCCGTCGGCCTCCAGACCACCGAGGCGTGCGGCGACTGCCCGCGGGTGGTGCTGGGCAGCCCGGTCGCCGGTGTCGCCGCCGACGAGGTGCTCGACCCCACGCCGGCCATCGACGCGATCGTCGAGCAGTTCGTCGGCAACAAAGACTTCTCCAACCTGCCGCGCAAGTTCAAGTCGTCGATCTCCTGGCTCGCCGACATGCCCTACGAGATCAACGACATCTCGTTCCTCGGCGTCGAGCACCCCGACTACGGCCCCGGCTTTGATCTCTGGGTCGGCGGCGGCCTGTCGACCAACCCGATGCTCGCCCAGCGCCTCGGCGTCTGGGTGCCGCTGGCCGAGGTGCCCGACGTCTGGGCCGGCGTGGTCAGCATCTTCCGCGACTACGGCTATCGCCGGCTGCGGCACCGGGCCCGGCTCAAGTTCCTCGTCGCCGACTGGGGCGTGGAGAAGTTCCGCGAGGTGCTGGAGAAGGAATACCTCGGTCGGTCGCTTGTAGACGGTCCGGCTCCGGCGTTGCCGGACAAGCCGATCGACCACATCGGCGTGCACCAGCAGCGCGACGGGCGTTTCTACGTCGGCGCCGCGCCGGTCGTCGGCCGGATCTCCGGCACCCAGCTCACCCAGCTCGCCGATGTCGTCGAGGCGCACGGGAGTGGCCGGGTGAGCCTTACGCCCTACCAGAAGCTGCTTGTCCTCGATGTTCCCGAAGAGCGGGTCGAGTCTCTCGTGACCGGGCTGCGCGGGATCGGGCTCGAGGCCCGCCCGTCGACCTGGCGGCGCGCCACGATGGCCTGCACCGGCATCGAATACTGCAAGCTCGCCATCGTCGAGACCAAGGCCCGCGGTCAGGAACTGGTCGCCCGCCTCGAAGAGCGGCTCGGCGACATCGACGCCGACATCACCATCAACATCAACGGTTGCCCCAACGCCTGCGCCCGCACCCAGACTGCCGACATCGGCCTCAAAGGACAGTTGGTGATCGGGCCCGACGGCCGCCAGGTCGAAGGCTTCCAGGTGCATCTCGGCGGCGCGCTCGGGATGGCGCAGGGCCAGACCGCCGGTTTCGGCCGCAAGCTGCGCGGCCTCAAGACAACCGCGGAGGAGCTTCCCGAGTACGTCGAGCGGGTGGCCCGCCGTTACCTCGACGGTCGCACCGAGGGCGAGGCGTTCGCTCAGTGGGTGATGCGGGCCGACGAGGAGGCGCTGCGATGA
- a CDS encoding phosphoadenylyl-sulfate reductase: MSAVNAVDLGLVSLGGPRPAQTDRRSADELKALADAAGRDLEGAPALEIARWAATTFGPRFCVTSSMADGVVAHLISRVAPGVDVVFLDTGLHFPETLKVRDAVARTMPVNVRSIRPRLTVGQQDGEYGPRLFNRAPDECCFIRKVEPLERALGDYDAWAAGLRRDESPTRANTPVVGFDPKRGKVKVNPIAAWSQSDVDSYISRWNVPVNELFKQGYGSIGCWPCTRRTKAGEDPRAGRWAMFDKTECGLHV; the protein is encoded by the coding sequence ATGAGTGCCGTCAACGCGGTCGATCTGGGACTGGTGTCGCTGGGCGGTCCCCGCCCGGCTCAAACCGATCGGCGTTCCGCCGACGAGCTCAAGGCCCTCGCCGACGCGGCGGGCCGTGACCTGGAAGGCGCGCCGGCGCTGGAGATCGCCCGTTGGGCGGCCACCACGTTCGGCCCGCGGTTCTGTGTGACCAGCTCGATGGCCGACGGCGTGGTCGCCCATCTCATCTCGCGTGTGGCACCCGGCGTCGACGTGGTGTTCCTCGACACCGGCCTGCACTTCCCGGAAACCCTCAAGGTGCGTGACGCGGTCGCCCGCACCATGCCGGTCAACGTCCGGTCGATCCGCCCGCGGCTGACGGTGGGCCAGCAAGACGGCGAATACGGTCCGCGGCTGTTCAACCGCGCGCCCGACGAGTGCTGCTTCATCCGCAAGGTCGAGCCGCTGGAGCGGGCGCTCGGCGACTACGACGCCTGGGCCGCCGGCCTGCGCCGCGACGAGTCACCGACCCGGGCCAACACGCCGGTGGTCGGCTTCGACCCCAAGCGCGGCAAGGTGAAGGTCAACCCAATCGCCGCCTGGAGCCAGTCCGACGTCGACTCCTACATCTCCCGCTGGAACGTGCCGGTCAACGAGCTGTTCAAGCAGGGCTACGGCTCGATCGGCTGCTGGCCGTGCACCCGGCGCACCAAGGCCGGCGAAGACCCGCGCGCCGGTCGGTGGGCGATGTTCGACAAGACCGAATGCGGCCTGCACGTATGA
- a CDS encoding sirohydrochlorin chelatase — translation MRPARMTLHLWLPAAPGPLVLVAHGSRDPRAARANAALVDAVRRARPGTPVRLAFLDHSGPRPAETLLALEAAGEKRATLVPLLLTSAYHVRVDVPAALMDARAAGLRMPVAVADVLGPVSGVTEPLLLSALRRRLAAASTAAGVWAPGVVPLDGVVLAAAGTRDDAARSTVETVAGNLSTALGGVPCQVAYASAAKPTGDEAVAALRAGGARHIGVASYFLAPGLLHETVVTAARRAGAAVVAEPLGGAPELARLVLARTATAREPICDLAKAA, via the coding sequence ATGCGGCCTGCACGTATGACGCTTCACCTGTGGCTTCCCGCCGCGCCCGGCCCGCTGGTGCTGGTCGCGCACGGCAGCCGCGACCCGCGCGCGGCCCGGGCCAACGCGGCCCTGGTCGACGCGGTGCGCCGGGCCCGTCCGGGCACGCCGGTGCGGTTGGCCTTCCTCGACCACAGCGGGCCGCGGCCGGCGGAGACGTTGCTCGCGCTGGAGGCGGCCGGCGAGAAGCGGGCCACGCTGGTGCCGTTGCTGCTGACGTCGGCCTACCACGTGCGGGTCGACGTGCCGGCCGCGTTGATGGACGCGCGCGCCGCTGGGCTCCGGATGCCGGTCGCGGTGGCCGACGTGCTCGGCCCGGTCAGCGGGGTTACCGAGCCGTTGCTGCTGAGCGCGTTGCGCCGGCGGCTGGCGGCGGCGTCGACCGCGGCCGGGGTGTGGGCGCCGGGCGTGGTGCCGCTCGACGGCGTGGTGTTGGCCGCGGCGGGCACCCGCGACGACGCGGCCCGGTCGACGGTCGAGACGGTCGCCGGAAACCTGTCGACCGCGCTGGGCGGCGTGCCGTGCCAGGTGGCCTACGCGTCGGCGGCGAAGCCGACCGGCGACGAGGCGGTTGCCGCACTGCGGGCGGGTGGCGCGCGCCACATCGGTGTCGCGTCCTACTTCCTGGCGCCCGGCCTGCTACATGAGACGGTCGTCACGGCCGCCCGCCGGGCCGGCGCCGCGGTGGTGGCCGAGCCGCTCGGCGGTGCGCCGGAATTGGCCCGACTGGTGCTGGCCCGCACGGCGACGGCCCGCGAACCGATCTGCGACCTGGCCAAGGCGGCGTGA
- a CDS encoding FxLYD domain-containing protein encodes MTHDMSRRPAKPGFWDTLPGVFTVLGLLALVTLVVLLRVGNGRSQSDLVADIASCEFHGSSVAVSLTIRNDGEEAGSARIEWEYRDAKGGVVGKDSVVVSDAAPGQTVRREVTTSLDAPTSKGTCEITVVLNRS; translated from the coding sequence GTGACGCACGACATGTCCCGCCGGCCGGCGAAACCAGGGTTCTGGGACACGCTGCCCGGAGTGTTCACGGTCCTCGGCCTGTTGGCCCTGGTCACACTCGTGGTGCTGCTGCGGGTCGGAAACGGCCGCAGCCAGTCGGACCTGGTCGCCGACATCGCCTCGTGCGAGTTTCACGGCTCGTCGGTCGCGGTGTCGCTGACCATCCGGAACGACGGCGAGGAAGCCGGATCGGCCCGGATCGAGTGGGAGTATCGCGACGCCAAGGGTGGCGTCGTCGGCAAGGACTCGGTCGTCGTGTCTGACGCGGCGCCTGGTCAGACCGTGCGTCGTGAGGTGACCACCTCGCTCGACGCACCGACATCGAAGGGCACCTGCGAGATCACGGTGGTGCTGAACCGGAGTTGA
- a CDS encoding WhiB family transcriptional regulator — protein sequence MDWRHHAACRDEDPELFFPIGTSGPALLQVEQAKAVCRRCPATDQCLQWALESGQDAGVWGGMSEEERRAVKRRGGLRVLRAHSA from the coding sequence ATGGACTGGCGCCACCATGCTGCCTGCCGCGACGAAGACCCGGAGCTGTTCTTCCCGATCGGGACGTCCGGCCCGGCTCTGTTGCAGGTCGAGCAGGCCAAGGCCGTCTGCCGGCGGTGCCCCGCGACCGACCAGTGCCTGCAGTGGGCACTGGAATCAGGTCAGGACGCCGGCGTCTGGGGCGGGATGAGCGAGGAAGAGCGGCGCGCGGTCAAGCGCCGCGGTGGCCTGCGGGTCCTGCGCGCTCACTCCGCCTGA